ACAACCAaatgaagagtcccaaataaagAGGAACTCGTCTTGCATTCCATTGTTAGCCATTATTTAACTTTCACAAAAACATGTGACTAAATGATAATATTGAGGATGAATATACAGTGACTGATAGATTTTCAGTTCTCAATATCaacaatgaaaaaatataatGCCATGAAAATACAGTAAAACATTGTATTACATTATTCGGTAATATTATCTCGTTTATCTCTTTACAAACCATTTCTGCAGTTTCCTGGTGGAAAGATTGAAACTTAAGTCACATATATTGTTCATTTGAATTAACTTGAAAATGTTTTTGATTTCTagtgataaataaaatatcaaaatagtttatttacatGTATAAATTGCCTTgttatgtaattattaatattaattctTTTTAGAAAACCCAAGCCAATCAGAACTGATTCATCTAGTCATATTCAACAAGCACAACCTTTAGACTCACTATCTGACTCAGTACATCAGATACACAAAAGTAAACGTACAAATTTCCAACAAAGTAAACCTACGATGCCAGTAATTTCTGCTTCATCACATCCGTTAGGATCTAGAGATGATTTGTTATCCCAGAATAATGCTTCTACTAAAGATTCATGTAGTATTAATTCACTAACTGTAGATCGTTCACGATCTATTACTGAAGGTTATAATTTATTTGAAGGAATAAAATCAGATAAAAAATCAGAAAGTACAAAGAAGCATAGTTATATACCATCTTCTTCTTATGCTACTGTCACTACTTCTCTACATACTACAAATACAAATGTTCAGTCTCATATTTCTAGTACAAATACAATGCCTAGTTTAACAGCCGCTGCAATAACTATGGCATTGACCACTGAAAGATGTCCATGGTGTCAGTGTATTCTAGATCATTATGATGAAAATACTATTGGTTTAGGTATTCTATGTTTATCTACATTTGTGCATCGTGAACCTGGTTTAGCAGCTCCATATTTACGCGATATGTTGCTTATTACAGCACGTCTAGCCAATGCATATTTTTATTCTTGGCAACCTGAACTGTAAGTTATGTGCTAACACTTTCGCAtctaaaaattttatttgtcaTATAAATTTATGAGAAAATGCATTGTGCAACCAAAAAGTATGAATTATTTCTTTCTAAAATCTCCTGTACTTCATTGACTATGCTTAAATGCAAACACCGGTTTATATCAAAATTTTCTTCTTACAGCCGTATTTGTATTagattcaattattttatttacagtGCCAATCTTGTACAGAACTTATATGGGATTTTTGACAACTTTCCTTTAATAAGGAATTTCAGCGTCTAACAaaaattgaaatataatttgattTCTCTAAGTCAATCCTTTTAAGGTATTCACTTATTCATCTCAGTTGACGACACAAAAGTTAGTGGAGTcatgttttatatattttatcttGTTCTCTAAATAGTCTAAAAACTGAACTTGCATCCTGTTCTGGTTAGCACTCATCATCAAGGTATATTGACAATTTCGAAGTAATCGTTACGCCATTTAGAATTTAAGCCCCCACTACCATATATTGTAAACACAGATGAGTTCCCTTATATACAAAGAAATTTTAACACAAAGCTTAAATCGATTCCTTTTATCATCCGAAATAATTTTTTGTGTTTTAAATATATCAGTACCATCTTTGTTGTTTTTTACCGTTATGTGATAGATATTCCTGTATACAGAAAAATTAGACACTGTACTAGTGTTTTTCCTGGAATCTGTAAATCTAAACTGCTCTATAATTAAGGTTGCAAATATCACATTCTCTATGGTATTCTGATTAAAAGTCGGACTATGGGATTTTTGGAGATTCATAATGAGCATTTTGAACCCGGCTGTCTACTGTTACAAAGGTTCAAATAATGGTACCATTACCTTTGTTAACAGCTCTCTCACAATGATATGTTTTATTTGAAGATCACATATAACTAAACAACTTTAGGTTAATCTGCAGTGGTTTAGATTTTTCCGTTGGtgatattttaactgaaatttgACCAGCCTTatttgacatatgtgcatccatTCTATTTAAACTTTTGTTACAATGGCCATATCAAGGCAATCCTTACAGAAAGCACATTATTCAATCAAGGCTAGTCAAATTTCAGTGAAAATACCAACAAAAAGTTAATTCAAACCAATACAGATTAACTTGCTTCGCTTTGGGCACCCAAAaagtatcccaaccctcacataaatcgaatgatttatgtggcgcatatatatttagtacctccttgtaccaatgtttgcgTTTACTGATTAACTTAGACGTTCATATCCGTCAAAAAAGTGAGTGGCTGTCCtcaatcagtagctaagtggataacgcgttaGCACTTGAGAGGAAGATGCTGGGTTTCAATCCGGGAAAGAAAATCAATTCTGCGATCCAGATGCATCCAGCtggtgag
The genomic region above belongs to Schistosoma haematobium chromosome 2, whole genome shotgun sequence and contains:
- the UNC79 gene encoding Protein unc-79 (EggNog:ENOG410V9SP~COG:S); amino-acid sequence: MPVISASSHPLGSRDDLLSQNNASTKDSCSINSLTVDRSRSITEGYNLFEGIKSDKKSESTKKHSYIPSSSYATVTTSLHTTNTNVQSHISSTNTMPSLTAAAITMALTTERCPWCQCILDHYDENTIGLGILCLSTFVHREPGLAAPYLRDMLLITARLANAYFYSWQPELPHVISPGNVASIAHQFLRCTMYNLAPNGLFTQLFQTHITGK